A DNA window from Alligator mississippiensis isolate rAllMis1 chromosome 11, rAllMis1, whole genome shotgun sequence contains the following coding sequences:
- the LOC132244069 gene encoding olfactory receptor 2A12-like has product MKSYIESDTWYCEKRNYIKKPEIYQFPRKNKTSVSEFILLGFSSRPETQLLLFVLFLIIYLVTLFGNSLLIALVKTDSRLHTPMYFFLANLSFVDISYTTTTVPQMLFHLLSTKKSISFTSCVAQMYIFLSLAITECILYAVMAYDRYVAICHPLRYTIIMNRSVCIKMAISFWVSGFFFATLNTGFTMRLPYCNLNEINHFFCEVPAILKLACADTHLTELVVFVMAVIILLTPLSLILISYVFILEAILRISSGEGRFKTFSTCTSHITVVTLFYGAGIFMYMRPASSYSPERDKMFSLLYNVVSALLNPLIYSLRNKEVKAAVLKMMGKTDH; this is encoded by the exons TCCTATATTGAATCAGACACATGGTACTGTGAAAAgagaaattatattaaaaaaccaGAAATTTACCAATTTCCCAGGAAAAACAA GACCTCAGTGTCAGAGTTCATCCTGCTGGGGTTCTCCAGCCGGCCCgagacacagctgctgctctttgtACTCTTCCTTATTATCTACCTGGTGACTCTTTTTGGGAACAGCCTCCTCATTGCCCTTGTCAAGACTGACTCCCGTcttcacacacccatgtacttcttcctggccAACCTTTCCTTTGTAGACATCAGCTACACAACGACCACTGTACCCCAGATGCTGTTTCACCTCCTTTCCACAAAGAAAAGCATTTCCTTTACCTCCTGTGTTGCGCAGATGTACATCTTCCTTTCTCTGGCGATAACTGAGTGCATTCTCTATGCTGTAATGGCCTATGACCGGTACGTGGCCATTTGTCACCCTTTACGCTACACCATCATCATGAACAGGTCAGTCTGCATCAAGATGGCCATTAGCTTCTGGGTATCTGGCTTCTTCTTTGCCACACTGAATACAGGCTTCACCATGAGGTTGCCCTACTGCAACTTAAATGAAATCAATCACTTCTTCTGCGAGGTGCCAGCCATCTTGAAGCTGGCCTGTGCAGACACACACCTCACTGAGCTGGTTGTCTTTGTGATGGCAGTTATAATCCTCCTGACCCCGCTGTCTTTGATCCTAATCTCCTATGTATTCATCCTGGAAGCCATCCTGAGGATCAGCTCAGGTGAGGGGAGGTTCAAAaccttctccacctgcacctcacaCATCACTGTCGTGACTCTCTTCTATGGAGCAGGTATATTCATGTACATGCGCCCAGCCTCCAGCTACTCACCCGAGCGGGATAAAATGTTTTCCCTCTTGTACAATGTTGTGTCTGCCCTCCTGAATCCTcttatctacagcctgaggaacaaggaggtcaaAGCAGCCGTACTCAAAATGATGGGCAAGACGGACCACTGA